The Bacillota bacterium nucleotide sequence CTAAGGTCGTTTCGTCAAGCGGAGTATGTGCTAAGACAGATCCTTTTTTATTTGATGGACAGAGCATGATAATCGCCGGGTTGGCAGTAGATCAGCAAGCCGCTTTGTTTGGGCAGGGATGTTATGAACGTGGAATGCTCAAATGTACCTATGGCACGGGGAGCTTTATGCTAATGAATACAGGAGAGTCCCCCGTCAAATCCACCCATGGCCTTCTAAGCTCGATAGCATGGAATATAAACGGCAGGATAAATTATGTGCTTGACGGAGCAATCTATGTAGCCGGGGCTGCCGTCCAATGGCTCAGGGATGGACTCCGGATCATAGAGAATGCGTCTCAAACGGACGAGCTTGCCTCTAAGGTGCCAGATACCGGAGGAGTATATTTCGTGCCTGCCTTTGCCGGATTGGCCGCCCCATATTGGGATACCAATGCTCGTGGCACTATAGTTGGTCTCACCAGGGGTACTACCCGGGAACATCTCGTCAGGGCGACCCTTGAGTCTATTGCTTATAGAGTGCGGGACGTGGTTGCTGCGATGCAGGAGGATTCAGGTATCAAGATAGAGAAATTGAGAGTAGATGGAGGGGTAACGGCCAATAAATTTTTGATGCAGTTTCAAGCCGATATTTTGGGTATTCCTGTGGAATTACCGCCAATCGTCGAGACCACTGCTCTAGGGGTTGCTTACCTGGCCGGTCTGGCTGTCGGATATTGGGATGGCATAGATGAGATTAAATCCCGGTGGAGAGCAAGGGAGAGATTTGTTCCTAATATGGGCGAGGAACAGCGTAGTAAGCTATATGCAGAGTGGAAGAGGGCCTTGAACCGAGCGAAGGGGTGGGCGGTTGATATTTGAACCCCCATACCGCCTACATAATATGATTTTTGTTACATAATGTGATTTCGATCTCTCAGCAGCATTGCTGAGAGATTTTTTGTTGTTTCGTTTGGCAATCGTGCCCTC carries:
- the glpK gene encoding glycerol kinase GlpK, with the translated sequence MKKYILSIDHGTTGTRAILFDRSGAAIARAYRELSQIYPQPGWVEHNPEEIWNITAFVIKEVLKQAQVGPADIAAIGIANQGETVVVWNRFTGKPIYNAIVWQCRRTSSLCSKLVEEGYQDKIQSKTGLVIDPYFSATKVQWILDNVPNARVQAENGELLLGTTDTWLVWKLTAGRAHLTDYSTASRTMMFNIHSLEWDQEILDLLSIPRVMLPKVVSSSGVCAKTDPFLFDGQSMIIAGLAVDQQAALFGQGCYERGMLKCTYGTGSFMLMNTGESPVKSTHGLLSSIAWNINGRINYVLDGAIYVAGAAVQWLRDGLRIIENASQTDELASKVPDTGGVYFVPAFAGLAAPYWDTNARGTIVGLTRGTTREHLVRATLESIAYRVRDVVAAMQEDSGIKIEKLRVDGGVTANKFLMQFQADILGIPVELPPIVETTALGVAYLAGLAVGYWDGIDEIKSRWRARERFVPNMGEEQRSKLYAEWKRALNRAKGWAVDI